In Apium graveolens cultivar Ventura chromosome 10, ASM990537v1, whole genome shotgun sequence, the following are encoded in one genomic region:
- the LOC141691195 gene encoding uncharacterized protein LOC141691195 has protein sequence MRCVQHLLQKFGNAKLEGVPREENGNAGALAKMGSQMESVLLGQTPLEIKEIPSIPEINVFQVQEVPQETWMTPIHNYSRTGTLPEDKLQARRLYLEEGLYILREEYEGICGNHSGGGSLALKVLRQGYYWPSMKEDAFKFFRACDHC, from the exons ATGAGATGTGTGCAACATTTGCTCCAAAAATTTGGTAATGCCAAGCTGGAAGGTGTTCCAAGGGAAGAGAATGGCAATGCAGGTGCCTTGGCAAAAATGGGCTCACAAATGGAAAGCGTGTTACTAGGACAAACTCCCTtggaaattaaggaaattccAAGTATTCCTGAGATAAATGTATTCCAGGTACAAGAAGTCCCACAAGAGACTTGGATGACCCCAATTCACAACTATAGCCGTACAGGAACTTTGCCAGAAGACAAGCTCCAAGCTCGGCGCCTTT ACCTTGAGGAAGGTCTTTATATCCTTAGGGAGGAATATGAAGGCATTTGTGGCAACCACTCAGGAGGTGGTTCATTGGCATTAAAAGTCCTTAGGCAAGGATATTATTGGCCATCTATGAAAGAGGATGCCTTCAAGTTTTTCAGGGCCTGCGATCACTGCTAA